AAATAATTAAAATAACCTTTTATATCGCACATAAAAGTAATGGGTAATTAGGAATTCCCCTATACCCTAAGGTGCGCGGGGTCTGTATTTTTGCTATTATTCGGCATTAAAAGTCCCTTTTAGAAGATAATTAAGGTGTTGGAAAAAGACTATCCGACCAGGAGAAAGAATGATTTTGACCCCATTACGACGATTCGGGGCGACAGCATTTATGCTTCTCGCTCTTGGGTTTTCGGGTGAGGTTCTGGCTCAGCAACATGCCGCCAAAACCACAAATCATAAAGCCCAAACGACGAAAACCCACGCGACTAAAACGCACAGCAGCAAGAAAGTAGTAAAAACCAGCAGTAAGAAGAAGGCGCATAGCAGTAAGGCTCACGTGGCTAAATCCCACAAAGCCGGTACTACAAGCAATAAACTGGCAAGCAGTAAGAAAGAGTATTCTCGCAATAGCGGTTCACTTCCTGATTTGCGAAAATACCCTTCCGGAACACCAAGGAAAAAGGCGTTTCTCCGGACGGTCATGCCCTCTATTGCCAGACAGAATGCGACTATCAGCGCCGATCGTAACTGGTTGATCTCTAAACAGTACGAAAAACGCTGGTCACCGACTGAAAGCGCGCGTCTGAAGGCTATCGCCAGTCGTTACAAAGTTAGCTGGAATGGCAATACGCGTTCTATTCCATGGAACCGTTTGCTGGAGCGTGTGGATATTATCCCAACCAGCATGGTCGCAACCATGGCAGCTGCGGAAAGCGGCTGGGGTACGTCCAAACTGGCGCGCCAGAACAATAATCTGTTTGGGATGAAGTGTGGTCGCAACTGTTCAAGTGGCGGCAGCTATTCCCGATTTGAATCGGTGGACCAGGCGGTGCAGGCTTATGTCAGCAACCTGAATACCCACCCGGCTTACAATAGTTTCCGTAAGTCGCGCGCCCAGTTGCGTAACCAGGATCAGGAGCTGACAGCCAGCAACATGATCCACAAGCTAAAGGGTTACTCAACTCAGGGGTCGCATTACAACAACTATCTGCTGACTATGTATCAGAGCAACCAGCATCTGCTGGCTACCAACTAAGTCCGCTGATATAAAAAAGCCTGCCTGCTTAACGCACGCAGGCTTTTTTTATGCTGCGGGACTTTCTCCAACGGTTCCATTTAGCCCGCCTTCCCGTACCTGCTATCTCCATAGAGTTACCATGCCAGGATATACCGCTACCCCGGATTTACCGGGGCAGTCTCTAGCTAACCAGACGTCGGGTGTCTAAGCGCTGAAGCACAATTGCCAACAGCAGGCTTCCGGCCAGAGTCAGACTGAATATCCAGACGATATCCAGCAGCGGATGATTAGGGATATCCAGATGATGGCTGCGCAGGACATGAATAATCAGGGCGTGGAAACCATAGATTGGCAGCGAATAACCTGATACCCATGCCAACAGGGGCAGAGGGCGCTGGTTAGCGCAGTTTTTAAAGATAACCAGCAGCGCTGCGCTGGCCATAAATACTAGCGGCCCGGCGTAGAGATAGAAGGTATCGGCAAAATCTCCGCGTATTTGCAGCTCCCGATGTGTACCTAGCGAAATAGCCGTAACGCAGACTATGAATAGCAGGCAGGCTCCAGGCGTTACTCCGCGCTGGCTGGTATCCAGACACCCAATCGCCCGTCCCAGCAGTCCATAAACCACGTAATAGAACGTATCACCATTGATATACAAATTTACCGGAAGCCACTGGAATCCATGGCTCACCTGAGGAACGGTGTTTGGGTTAGCAATAATCCCTAAAATAACCATTAAAGCCAGAACCGTTAGCCCGTTGACCTGCCGTACCTGGATTAGCGGCGACAGCAGATAAATCACGAATATGGCAAAGAAGAACCATAAGTGAAAAAAAATCGGCTTAGTAAAGAGATGCAGCAGCGATTGTTCGGCGTTGATAGGCGTAAGCAGCACTATGTACAGCCATGATACGGCGCTGTAGAAAGCCAGGCACAGAGTTATGCGCAGCAGATGGCGGCGGCGGGCCTGGCGTTCACCAAAAAACAGAAACCCCGAGATCATGAAGAAAATCGGCACACACACTCTTGATGCCGAATTTAACAAGTTTGCCACGCTCCAGCCGGTCATACTGACCTGATCGGCATTGGTAATTGACCAGGTAGTGGTATGGATGACGATGACCATCAGGCAGGCCAGACCGCGTAAGTTTGCTATCCAGTTTATTTTTTGCTGCATTGGCTCCTCTGAAAATTGCTTGTGGGGTATACAGTGTTGCGGGCCTTGTGAGCATTTCCGCCAGGAGCACTCCGAGTTTTACTCTCAACGATTGCCAGCGGGTTTTTCACTGCGCACAATCTAAAGTCTGTTCCGCAGAATGTGGAATATCAGGGATAATCATCGTCATAGAGTGACAGGCGGACATGTTAAAGAAAAGCGTAATTAATCTGTTAGTTATCACCACCGTGACACTGCTCGCAGCCTGTAGCCACTCGTCATACTCTCCTGCACCTTACGCCAGCAAATCCAATACCATTACGCTTCGCGGCGCCGCTATGGCAGATACCTGTGTGGAACACGCAGCCGAGCGTTATAACCTGCAAACCCAGCGCATCAGACTGGCAGGCGTAGAATCATTCCAGGGGAGTTACGAGATGCGGGGTTACACGCCGCGCGAGGAAACTTTTACCTGTTCGTTTGATGGGCAGGGTGAGTTTTTACACCTGTCTATACGTTAATCGACCCGAGAGGGCTTGCGCCACTTCCTGCGTTTCGATTTTCTGCCCTGCGATGCCTGCCAGCATTAGCCCGCGTGTGCAACGTGAGGGCTTTTGAGTATATACTGGTCGCTTCTCTTATAAACCCACTCGTATCGCGTGCGAAATCAACATGCAAAAGTTTGACACCAGGACCTTTCAGGGACTGATCCTGACCTTACAGGATTACTGGGCTCGCCAGGGCTGCACCATTGTTCAACCACTGGACATGGAAGTTGGCGCCGGCACCTCTCACCCAATGACCTGCCTGCGTGCACTTGGCCCGGAGCCGATGGCCGCAGCTTACGTGCAGCCGTCACGCCGCCCGACCGATGGCCGTTACGGTGAAAACCCTAACCGCCTGCAGCACTACTACCAGTTCCAGGTCGTTATCAAGCCGTCCCCGGACAACATTCAGGAACTGTATCTTGGCTCTCTGAAAGAACTGGGCGTTGATCCGACCATCCACGATATCCGCTTCGTTGAAGATAACTGGGAAAACCCGACGCTGGGTGCCTGGGGGCTGGGCTGGGAAGTGTGGCTGAACGGAATGGAAGTGACTCAGTTCACTTACTTCCAACAGGTTGGTGGCCTGGAGTGTAAACCGGTTACTGGCGAAATCACCTACGGCCTTGAGCGCCTGGCTATGTATATCCAGGGCGTAGACAGCGTTTACGATCTGGTATGGAGCGATGGCCCGTTGGGTAAAACGACCTACGGCGATGTGTTCCATCAGAACGAAGTAGAGCAGTCTACTTACAACTTTGAATATGCCGACGTCGATTTCCTGTTTACCTGCTTCGAGCAGTACGAAAAAGAAGCTCAACAGCTTCTGGCGCTGGAAAAACCGCTGCCGCTGCCGGCATACGAGCGTATTTTGAAAGCCGCACACAGCTTTAACCTGCTGGATGCGCGCAAAGCTATCTCCGTCACCGAGCGTCAGCGCTATATCCTGCGCATTCGCACCCTGACTAAAGCGGTTGCCGAAGCCTACTATGCCTCCCGCGAGGCACTGGGTTTCCCGATGTGCAATAAGAATAAATAAGAGGCTGCCATGTCTGAAAAAACTTTTCTGGTGGAGATTGGCACTGAAGAGCTGCCACCAAAAGCGCTGCGCAGCCTGGCCGAATCCTTTGCTGCCAACTTTACTACTGAGCTGGATAACGCCGGCCTTTCTCACGGCAAAGTAGAATGGTTTGCCGCGCCGCGCCGTCTGGCGCTGAAAGTGGCTAACCTGGCGGCGGCGCAGGCCGATCGTGAAATCGAAAAGCGCGGCCCGGCAATAGCCCAGGCGTTTGACGCGGAAGGTAAACCGAGCAAAGCGGCTGAAGGCTGGGCGCGCGGCTGCGGAATTACCGTCGACCAGGCCGAACGTTTGACGACAGATAAAGGCGAATGGCTGCTGTACCGTGCCCACGTTAAGGGCGAGAGCGCCCAGGCGCTGCTGCCGGCTATGGTTGCTACTTCCCTGGCTAAGCTGCCAATTCCAAAACTGATGCGCTGGGGCGCGTCTGACGAGCATTTCGTTCGTCCGGTTCATACCGTCACTCTGCTGCTGGGCGACGAAGTGGTTCCGGCGACTATTATGGGCATCCAGTCTGACCGTATTATTCGCGGCCATCGTTTTATGGGTGAACCACAGTTTGCTATCGACAACGCCGATCAGTACCCGGAAATCCTGGTGCAGCGCGGTAAAGTCATGGCCGATTACGAACAACGTAAAGCGCAGATTAAAGCCGATGCTGAAGCAGCGGCGCGCCAGATTGGCGGTAAAGCCGATCTGAGCGAAAGCCTGCTGGAAGAAGTGGCCTCACTGGTTGAATGGCCGGTGGTGCTGACCGCGAAATTCGAAGAGAAGTTCCTCGCGGTTCCAGCCGAAGCGCTGGTTTACACCATGAAGGGCGACCAGAAATACTTCCCGGTCTACGGTAACGACGGCAAACTGCTGCCGAACTTTATCTTCGTGGCTAACATCGAATCTAAAGATCCACAGCAGATTATCTCCGGTAACGAAAAAGTGGTTCGCCCACGTCTGGCGGATGCTGAGTTCTTCTTTAATACCGACCGTAAAAAACGCCTGGAAGATTACCTGCCGCGTCTGGATACCGTTCTGTTCCAGAAGCAGCTGGGTACTCTGCGTGATAAAACCGACCGCATTGAAGCGCTGGCGGCCTGGATTGCCAAAGCGATTGGCGCTGATGCTAACCTGGCGGCGCGCGCTGGCCTGCTGTCCAAATGTGACCTGATGACCAACATGGTCTTCGAGTTCACCGACACCCAGGGTGTGATGGGGATGCACTATGCCCGTCACGATGGCGAGCCGGAAGAAGTGGCCGTGGCCCTTAACGAGCAGTACATGCCGCGCTTTGCCGGCGATGCCCTGCCGGAAAGCCTGGTTGCCTGCGCAGTGGCGATTGCCGATAAGATGGATACCCTTGCGGGCATCTTTGGCATTGGCCAGCATCCGAAAGGCGATAAAGACCCGTTCGCACTGCGCCGCGCTGCGCTGGGCGTGCTGCGTATTATCGTAGAGAAAAATCTGCCGCTGGATCTGCAAACCCTGACTGAAGAAGCCGTGCGTTTGTATGGCGACAAGCTCACCAACCTGAAAGTGGTCGACGATGTCGTCGACTTCATGCTGGGCCGCTTCCGCGCCTGGTATCAGGAAGAAGGCCACGCGGTTGATACTATCCAGGCCGTTCTGGCGCGTCGTCCGACCCGCCCGGCGGACTTCGATGCGCGGGTTAAAGCGGTCACTTACTTCCGCACCCTGGACGAAGCAGCAGCGTTGGCTGCGGCTAACAAGCGCGTTTCCAATATTCTGGCTAAGAGCACCGAGCAGCTGAATGACAGCGTTAAAGCTACGGTTCTGAAAGAAGATGCGGAAATTCGCCTGGCGATGCAGGTCACGGTATTGAGCGATAAGCTGCAGCCTTACTACGCCGAAGGGCGTTATCAAGAAGCGCTGGTTGAGCTGGCCGCACTGCGCGAGCCGGTTGATGAGTTCTTCGAGAAAGTAATGGTTATGGCTGAGGAGCCAGAGCTGCGCATTAACCGCCTGACGCTGCTGGCGAAATTGCGTGAGCTGTTCCTGCAGGTTGCAGATATCTCGTTGCTGCAATAATTATCTGGTCTCAGATACCGAAAACCCCGCTATGGCGGGGTTTTTTTTGGCTAAAAGCGAAGGAGTTTTCGCCTGTACTTCCTTTTCAGATGCTGTCTTAGCCTGTGCTGGCGCGGTGTATTAATATGTCGCTTCTGCTAGTAAGATGCGCTGCATCAGGTTATTTGCTTAATCCATAAGCTGTTTACTTAGGTTTGGATTAGCGACAACCAGTCGTATAAGTTGTAATGCTGTGGGTGAAGGTTTAGCGCGTCGCGCCGCCCATTCGTCTACCAGATTTTCACTAACGCCCATCAGGCGCGCCAGCTCTGTATTATCTAATCCGCTCTGGCAACACAGGCGTTCAAATTCAACAAACGCATCGGTTTTGGTGGCGGCTGTAGGGCCATCTTGTAAAGCAAGTTGTTCAATACTGACCAGTAATTCAGTTAAAGGGTTTTTGTATTCCATTAACAACTCCTCATGATATACGGCAAGGGGTTGAGCACAGAAGCTTATTAAGCATAGTGTCTTAATCGCCGCAGGTACCTGCCTGATAATTGACCTATTGTGCTAAACATAAATTATGTGAATGTATTCCGTGCGTTAACCGAAACAGTGCGCTTTGGGCAGCGTTAGGGGTTTTAATGGGATTTCGTCGATTTTCGGTCATAAAGAGTTGTATTTCGGGCTATCTTGCGGCTGCGTGTTGGACTATGCTAACCACGGTGATCGGCACGCCGGTGCCGCTTTTGGTATTTTGTTGAAAGGAGTAATTCCCATGGCGACAGGAAAGTCCTGTTCTCGTTGGTTGGCGCCTGTGCTGGCGTTAGTGATGGCAGTCAGCCTGAGCGGGTGTTTTGATAAAGAAGGCGACCAGCGTAAAGCTTTTACTGACTTTTTGCAGAATACGGCAATGCGCAGCGGTGAACACTTACCGAGCCTGACTACGGACCAGAAAAAGCAATTTGGCCCGCTGGTTTCTGACTATGCGATTATCTACGGTTTCTCTCAGCAGATAACTCAGGCGATGGATTCTGGCATTAAGCCGGTAGTTGATAGCGTAAACGCGATTCGCGAGCCGCAAAACTATCTGACCCAGCGCGACGCACTGCGTCAGGCAAATGGTTCGCTGGGCGTGCTGAGCCAGCAGATCCAGAACGCCAGAATGCAGGCCGATACCGCTCATGCTAACCTCAAGCAGCCTGATGAATTGCGTGCGGTGTTCGATAAAGTTTACCAGCAGGTGGTGACCGACCCGGCCAACGCCATGCAGCCGCTGATCCCAGCCGCTCAGACCCTGACTCAGCAACTGGTACAGGTGGGTGATTTCATCGAAAACCAGGGCCAGCGCGTGGGCTTTGTTGCCGGTGGTATTCAGTTCCCAACTTCGCAGCAGGCGAGCGAATATAATAGCCTGATTGGGCCGCTGGCCGCGCAACACCAGGCCTTTACCCAGGCCTATAACGCCGCGACTCACGTGGTGCAGTAATCCGCAAGAACCTGCTCTAAGGAGCCGGTTTAGCCAGATACAAAAACGCCGGGATAGCCCGGCGTTTTTTTATTGCCATCACCTGCCTCATGCAGAGGTAGCGATCGCTCATGTGAGGCGGCTGGATAAGTTAAAGCCCGCCTAAATGTTGAATTACTTCACTGCCTGAGGATTCACGCAGTTGACGGATACATCGCCATCCAGCGCATTAAGCAGGTTATCGACCGCATTAGCTGCCATATTGAAACGTGTTTCATGAGTTGCCGAGCCGATATGCGGGAGGGCCACAACGTTTGGCATTTTCAGCAGCGGTGAATTCACATCTACCGGCTCTTTTTCAAATACATCCAGACCTGCCGCGTGAATGGTGCCGTTTTGCAGAGCGGCAATCAGCGCCTGTTCATCAACTACCGGGCCACGGCCTGCGTTAATGAAAATTGCCGATGACTTCATTTTTGCAAACTGCTCTGCGCCAATCATATGGCGGGTCTGCTCACTCAGCGGCAGGATAAGGCAGACAAAATCCGCTTCGGCCAGCAGAGTATCCAGGTCGCAATAGCGGGCATTAAACTCGCTTTCCGCCTGAGGGTGAGGTTTGCGGGCGTTGTAGATGATTGGCATGCTAAACCCACAGTGGGCGCGCTTTGCCAGCGCCATTCCAATCCGTCCCATACCTACGATACCGAGCGTTTTATGGTGCACATCGCAGCCAAACCAGTCCGGGCCGATGCTGCTGGTCCACTCGCCGGCTTTTACTCGTTCTGCCACTTCCACAACCCGCCGCGAAGTGCTGAGCACCAGCGCCATAAGCGTATCGGCCACCGTTTCAGTCAGCACGGTAGGGGTATGCATTAGCGCCACATGGCGTTCAGAAAGGGCATTAACATCAAAATTGTCATAACCCACGGAAACGGTAGAAGCTACGCGCAGCGCCGGCATTTTATCCAGCAGGGTGGCGTCCACTTTTTCGCTTGAACCAATCAGACCTTCCGCTTTTGCGAAGGCGTCGGCATGCTGGCTGACGGTTTCGGGACTGATATTGTCAACCTCAATCACTTCCAGCCGGCTGCGCAATTTGTTCATCAGCGGTTCTGGTAGTTTTTTATAAACAATGACGGACGGCTTCATGGTTTTCTCCTGAAAAATGCCAAAACGGAAATCGTGACTACCGGGCGGATAAACCGCCCGGAGCTATCAGGCGTGGCTGTGTTCTCCGGCCCCGGCTTGCTTGTTTTGAGCCGGTTTGACGATGATTGTCAGCCATACGGAGACAAACAGCGAGACACCCATAAATATGTAGGATGCTGCCGGGCTACCGGTCGAGCCATTAAGATAGCCCACAAACCAGGACCCAAAGAATGAACCCAGCGCACCCATGCTGTTAATCAGGGCCATAGCGCCCCCGGCGACGTTACGTGGCAGCATTTCCGGGATGATGGCAAAGAACGGGCCATAAGGGGCGTACATAGCGGCACCGGCGATAACCAACAGAGTATAGGAAACCCAGAAATAATCCGCCCCAACGGCCCAGGAAGCGATAAACGCTAGCCCGCCAATCAGCAACAGAGGCCAGACAAATAGTTTACGGTTCTGCATTTTGTCCGAAGCCCAGGAGACTACAATCATGGCGATAGTTGCTGCCAGATAAGGCACCGAAGAAAGCCAGCCCAGCTCGACCATTCCCATATTTTTACTGGCACCCTGAATAATTGACGGCAGCCACAGCACGAAGCCGTATACCCCGATACTCCAGGTGAAATATTGCATGCACAGCAGGACGACGTTACGCGAACGGAAGGCTTCGCCATAGTTACGAACTGCCTTAATGCCTTCCTGCTCTTTATTCAATTGCTCCTGAAGCGCATTTTTTTCGCTGTCGGACAGCCAGGTGACCTGGCTCGGTTTGTCTTTAACCAGAACCCACCAGCAGAAGGCCCAAATGACCGCCGGAATCCCTTCAAAAATGAACATTTCACGCCAGCCGAAAGACTGGATTAGGTAGCCTGATACCACCGACATCCACAGCACGGTGACCGGGTTACCGAGGATTAGAAAGGTGTTGGCGCGCGAACGTTCGGATTTGGTAAACCAGTTACTGATATAAATCAGCATCGCTGGCATCACCGCCGCTTCTACCACGCCCAGAATAAAGCGAATGGCGGCCAGCATTGGGATGTTACTGACCATCCCGGTCAGAGAAGCGCATCCGCCCCACAAAATCAGGCAGACAAAGATAAGCTTACGTACGCTGCGGCGTTCGGCGTAGATAGCCCCCGGAATTTGGAAAAAGAAATACCCAAGAAAGAAGAGGGCGCCTAAAAGTGAGGAGATCCCTTTGGTTATACCCAGATCTTCGGTGATCCCGGCGGCTGAGGCGAAACTAAAGTTAGCCCTGTCCAGATAGGCCAGGCTGTAGGTGATAAACACAATAGGCATGATGTACCACCAGCGTTTGGCGGCATTGGTCGAGCTGCTCATATTTTGCCCTCTAATTGGGGTTAGTTATCGGCCGGTGGTGTAGGGTACTGGCCGATATTTTCCTTACATTTGCGCGGCGGTGGGAGGATATCCCGGCGCGGCTGGCATACTAAAAGTCGCCCAGCTCTGCACGTGTCGGTAAGCCTTCGCTGTCGCCTTGCACCTGGATTGCCAGGGAACCGATTTTGTTGCCCCGACGCACCGCCTGTTCTATGGATTTCCCTTCCAGCAGGGCGCTTATCACCCCGACCGCGAAGCCGTCGCCGGCGCCCACGGTATCCACAACGTTATCTACGCGAATAGCAGGCACGGTGCCTTGTTCACCGCTGGCCGTTTTGAACCAGGCACCATCGGCACCGGTTTTGATAATGACGGCGCGTACGCCGCGATCGAGATAGAAATCACCAATCCCGTCCAGTGACTTCTGCCCGGTCAGGATGACGCCTTCTTTGTAGCCGGGGAGTACCCAGTCGGCCTGGAAAGCCAGTTTATTGAGCTGACTGACCATCACCGCTTCGCTCGGCCACAGCACCGGACGCAGGTTTGGGTCGAAAGAGAGGGTTTTGCCTGCCTGTTTCATGGTTTGGGCGCAGTGGTTAAGCAGCTCCCAGCTGCTTTCTGAAAGCGCTGCCGCAACGCCGCTCAGGTGCAGGTGGCGGGCGCTCAGGAAGTAATCAGCGTTGAAATCTTCTACCGAAAGGTGGCTGGCAGCTGAGCCTTTACGGAAATATTCCACCACCGGATCGCTGCCATCGGTAACTTTAGATTTAAGCTGGAATGCGGTGGGATAGCGGTTGTCAGTGGTGACTGCTCGGCTATCTATGTGTTCTGCTGCCAGACAGTCCAGCACGTAGCGGCCAAAAGAGTCATCTCCCACCCGGCTAACCCAGCCGACATTCAGCCCAAGGCGTGCCAGCCCGGTGGCGACGTTAAGCTCGGCCCCGGCGATGCGTTTGATAAATTGTTCGCAGCGGGACAGCTCACCGGTCTGCTGGGCGACAAACATGGTCATGGCTTCGCCTGCGGTTACCACATCCAGTTGGTTAGTCATCTGTTACTCCTCGCGTAATTGTTCAACATAGTGCCGGGTGATAGCGGTGAGATCCGCGCCTTGCAGCGGAAACTCAATACCCCGGTAGGCGCTGGCGGGCAGCGCATGCAGTAGCTCTTTCCAGCGTGGGCCGCCCTCATCCAGAGCGATAGCACGCACTTTGCCGCCGTGCGCAGCGGCGGCTTTGACGTGGATGTAGCTGACGCTGCTGGCAAGCAAACGGGCGGCATGCTCCGGCTCTTCGCCAGTCCACAGCCAGTTAGCGGTATCGAATGTTAGCGTCACCGGAAGATGAGCCTGGGATGCGGCTTCGGCAAAGTGCTTCATCGGCGCAAGTTTGCCGCATTCGGTTTGATCGTTTTCAATTACCAGTTTAGCGCGTGCGGCGCTAAGCCATGCCGGGAGTGCTTGGAGCGACTCAGGATGCTGGAAATGGCCGAGCGATAGTTTAAGCCAGGCGGCATCGAGCCGGTCAGCTTCTGCTAATAAATTAGGGATATTTGGATTCAACGAGCCGTCATCCATACACAGCGGTTCTGGCGCCGAGTAGCAGCACATCAGTCCGTGTTGATGAATAGCTTCGGCTAGCGGTGTCAGATCGGCCAGCTCCTGTTCCAGCAGCAATTCGCGGCGGATCTCAACACCATCGGCTCCGGCGTCGGCAATGATAGACAGTACGCCTTGCTGCCCTCTGCGTTTTTCAACTTCATCATGACCGTAAGCTGCTGTAACAATGATAATTTTACCAGGCATGTGATCCTCCATCCTGGTTCTACCCGCCAATGAATAGAGGGGGCATGCCAGGTTGTCATGCTGTTACTAAGATGTTTACACGG
This genomic interval from Salmonella enterica subsp. enterica serovar Choleraesuis contains the following:
- the wecH gene encoding O-acetyltransferase WecH, whose product is MQQKINWIANLRGLACLMVIVIHTTTWSITNADQVSMTGWSVANLLNSASRVCVPIFFMISGFLFFGERQARRRHLLRITLCLAFYSAVSWLYIVLLTPINAEQSLLHLFTKPIFFHLWFFFAIFVIYLLSPLIQVRQVNGLTVLALMVILGIIANPNTVPQVSHGFQWLPVNLYINGDTFYYVVYGLLGRAIGCLDTSQRGVTPGACLLFIVCVTAISLGTHRELQIRGDFADTFYLYAGPLVFMASAALLVIFKNCANQRPLPLLAWVSGYSLPIYGFHALIIHVLRSHHLDIPNHPLLDIVWIFSLTLAGSLLLAIVLQRLDTRRLVS
- a CDS encoding membrane protein, with amino-acid sequence MLKKSVINLLVITTVTLLAACSHSSYSPAPYASKSNTITLRGAAMADTCVEHAAERYNLQTQRIRLAGVESFQGSYEMRGYTPREETFTCSFDGQGEFLHLSIR
- the glyQ gene encoding glycine--tRNA ligase alpha subunit, with the protein product MQKFDTRTFQGLILTLQDYWARQGCTIVQPLDMEVGAGTSHPMTCLRALGPEPMAAAYVQPSRRPTDGRYGENPNRLQHYYQFQVVIKPSPDNIQELYLGSLKELGVDPTIHDIRFVEDNWENPTLGAWGLGWEVWLNGMEVTQFTYFQQVGGLECKPVTGEITYGLERLAMYIQGVDSVYDLVWSDGPLGKTTYGDVFHQNEVEQSTYNFEYADVDFLFTCFEQYEKEAQQLLALEKPLPLPAYERILKAAHSFNLLDARKAISVTERQRYILRIRTLTKAVAEAYYASREALGFPMCNKNK
- the glyS gene encoding glycine--tRNA ligase beta subunit: MSEKTFLVEIGTEELPPKALRSLAESFAANFTTELDNAGLSHGKVEWFAAPRRLALKVANLAAAQADREIEKRGPAIAQAFDAEGKPSKAAEGWARGCGITVDQAERLTTDKGEWLLYRAHVKGESAQALLPAMVATSLAKLPIPKLMRWGASDEHFVRPVHTVTLLLGDEVVPATIMGIQSDRIIRGHRFMGEPQFAIDNADQYPEILVQRGKVMADYEQRKAQIKADAEAAARQIGGKADLSESLLEEVASLVEWPVVLTAKFEEKFLAVPAEALVYTMKGDQKYFPVYGNDGKLLPNFIFVANIESKDPQQIISGNEKVVRPRLADAEFFFNTDRKKRLEDYLPRLDTVLFQKQLGTLRDKTDRIEALAAWIAKAIGADANLAARAGLLSKCDLMTNMVFEFTDTQGVMGMHYARHDGEPEEVAVALNEQYMPRFAGDALPESLVACAVAIADKMDTLAGIFGIGQHPKGDKDPFALRRAALGVLRIIVEKNLPLDLQTLTEEAVRLYGDKLTNLKVVDDVVDFMLGRFRAWYQEEGHAVDTIQAVLARRPTRPADFDARVKAVTYFRTLDEAAALAAANKRVSNILAKSTEQLNDSVKATVLKEDAEIRLAMQVTVLSDKLQPYYAEGRYQEALVELAALREPVDEFFEKVMVMAEEPELRINRLTLLAKLRELFLQVADISLLQ
- a CDS encoding transcriptional regulator, giving the protein MEYKNPLTELLVSIEQLALQDGPTAATKTDAFVEFERLCCQSGLDNTELARLMGVSENLVDEWAARRAKPSPTALQLIRLVVANPNLSKQLMD
- the ghrB gene encoding glyoxylate/hydroxypyruvate reductase B — translated: MKPSVIVYKKLPEPLMNKLRSRLEVIEVDNISPETVSQHADAFAKAEGLIGSSEKVDATLLDKMPALRVASTVSVGYDNFDVNALSERHVALMHTPTVLTETVADTLMALVLSTSRRVVEVAERVKAGEWTSSIGPDWFGCDVHHKTLGIVGMGRIGMALAKRAHCGFSMPIIYNARKPHPQAESEFNARYCDLDTLLAEADFVCLILPLSEQTRHMIGAEQFAKMKSSAIFINAGRGPVVDEQALIAALQNGTIHAAGLDVFEKEPVDVNSPLLKMPNVVALPHIGSATHETRFNMAANAVDNLLNALDGDVSVNCVNPQAVK
- a CDS encoding MFS transporter, with product MSSSTNAAKRWWYIMPIVFITYSLAYLDRANFSFASAAGITEDLGITKGISSLLGALFFLGYFFFQIPGAIYAERRSVRKLIFVCLILWGGCASLTGMVSNIPMLAAIRFILGVVEAAVMPAMLIYISNWFTKSERSRANTFLILGNPVTVLWMSVVSGYLIQSFGWREMFIFEGIPAVIWAFCWWVLVKDKPSQVTWLSDSEKNALQEQLNKEQEGIKAVRNYGEAFRSRNVVLLCMQYFTWSIGVYGFVLWLPSIIQGASKNMGMVELGWLSSVPYLAATIAMIVVSWASDKMQNRKLFVWPLLLIGGLAFIASWAVGADYFWVSYTLLVIAGAAMYAPYGPFFAIIPEMLPRNVAGGAMALINSMGALGSFFGSWFVGYLNGSTGSPAASYIFMGVSLFVSVWLTIIVKPAQNKQAGAGEHSHA
- a CDS encoding 2-dehydro-3-deoxygluconokinase, whose protein sequence is MTNQLDVVTAGEAMTMFVAQQTGELSRCEQFIKRIAGAELNVATGLARLGLNVGWVSRVGDDSFGRYVLDCLAAEHIDSRAVTTDNRYPTAFQLKSKVTDGSDPVVEYFRKGSAASHLSVEDFNADYFLSARHLHLSGVAAALSESSWELLNHCAQTMKQAGKTLSFDPNLRPVLWPSEAVMVSQLNKLAFQADWVLPGYKEGVILTGQKSLDGIGDFYLDRGVRAVIIKTGADGAWFKTASGEQGTVPAIRVDNVVDTVGAGDGFAVGVISALLEGKSIEQAVRRGNKIGSLAIQVQGDSEGLPTRAELGDF